The sequence TAAGATAGTACCAATATCTTTATCTTCGACTGATTTCACTTTTTCAACGGCTTTAGTGAACCCCCTTTGCATATTTAGGCCGTGATCGCCATCACCAATAACCGTATCTAATTCGGTTAAATAATCACGTTTTTCATCCATTGCTTGTTGGCAATTATTAAGCCACGTTAAAATTTGTTGTTTAGAGATAGCCATTTTCTGTTTCCTAAAAGATAAACTTTACTCACCCCAACGCAATGCCGGCGTATTTACCGGAGCATCCCATAATTGAAGAATCGCATCATCTACTTTAAGTAAGGTGATTGAGATACCTTGCATATCTAAAGAGGTACAATAAGAACCCACTAAATTGCGTTCAATGTGCAGCCCAAATGTTTTACACTCTTTTTCCAAAGCATCATAGACTGCATAAAGTTCTGATAATGGCACTGCTCCAAGATTGTTCACCAAAGCGATAACTCGATCACCTTGTTTTAATGCTTGTTTACTTTCCTCAACTTCATCCCATTGTTGGTTTTCCTGATTCCAGTGGCGAATCGTTCGCTGATAATTGCCGTGCTCGATCAGCGTTTCAAACATTTGTTTAACTGTTTTATCTAGATTTTCAAAGGTACGGCGTTCAATCCCCGGCTCGCCGTGAATACCTACCCCAAATTCCATCTCATTTTCCGTTAACGTGAAAGAAGGTTTTCCTGCTGCCGGTACGGTACAAGCACCAAGTGCAATACCGATAGAATGTCCGTTGTTATTTAATTGATGACCGAGTTTGGCTAATTCAGCTAATGAATAACCTTTATCTGCCGCAGCACCCAATAATTTTTCAATCAATACCGTATTTGCTACACCTCGGCGTCCGGCCGTATATAAACTATCTTTTACCGCCACATCGTCATCTACTAATACAGTTGCCACTTGTATACCGGCATCGGCAAGTAATTCCGTAGCTGTTTCAAAATTCAGTACATCGCCGGTGTAATTTTTAATAATTAAAAGCACACCTTCACCACGATCAAGGGCTAAACCACATTCAAACATTTGATCTGGTGTTGGTGAAGTAAATATTGCTCCGGGACAAGCACCGTCTAACATTCCTTTACCGATAAAGCCTGCGTGCATTGGTTCGTGTCCGCTGCCACCACCTGAAATTAGAGCAACTTTAGGCTGATTGCTTGACGGTTTGTGATGAATATAGGTAGGTTCAGTATTTAGTATTAAAGAAGAATGTGCTTTAACAAATCCTGAAAGTTGTTCATCTAGGACTGTTTCTACAGTATTAATTAATTTTTTCATACTTTATTCTCCATAAAACATTGGATTTATTTAATTTACATGGAATCGAAGAAGATTTCTGTTAACTTTGTCACAAAATCAAAAAAATGTGAGCGAAAACGAAAATAGAGTTAAATGTAAATTTGAGATAAAATAGATGCCAATTTCATTCAGAGGATTAATTATGACAACAAGACACGTTAAACTGTTAATTTTAGGTTCAGGCCCGGCAGGCTATACGGCAGCGGTTTATGCGGCTCGTGCAAATTTAAGCCCTGTGCTGGTAACAGGTATGCAGCAAGGCGGACAATTAACGACTACCGATGAAATTGAGAACTGGCCGGGTGAATTTGAGCAAACGACCGGTACAGAATTAATGAACAAAATGTTAAAACACGCGGAAAAATTTAATACGGAAATCGTGTTTGACCATATCCACAGCGTAGATTTATCCCAACGTCCGTTTACTTTAAAAGGCGATTTACACACTTTTACTTGCGATGCATTAATTATTGCCACAGGCGCATCTGCTAAATATTTAGGTTTACCGTCGGAAGAACTTTTCAAAGGCAGAGGGGTTTCTGCTTGCGCCACTTGTGATGGGTTCTTCTATCGCAACAAACCGGTTGCTGTGGTAGGTGGCGGTAATACGGCTGTAGAAGAAGCGTTGTATTTAGCCAATCTTGCAAGCGAAGTACATTTAGTTCACCGCCGTGATAGTTTCCGTGCTGAGAAAATTTTATTAGGCCGCCTGCAAAAACGCATTGAAGAAGGCAAAATTATTCTGCACACTGACCGCACTGTTGAAGAAGTGTTAGGCGATAATATGGGTGTAACCGGCTTGCGCTTAAAATCTACCAAAGAAGAGCTAACAGAAGAAATCAAGGTTGATGGCTTCTTTGTGGCGATTGGTCACGCACCGAATACCGGCATTTTTGACGGGCAGTTAGAGCTTGAAAACGGTTATATCAAAGTAAAATCAGGCTTAGAAGGCAATGCAACGGCAACTTCTGTAGAGGGGGTATTTGCGGCAGGTGATGTAATGGATCATAATTATCGCCAAGCCATTACTTCTGCCGGTACAGGTTGTATGGCAGCCCTTGATGCAGAACGTTTTTTAGATGCGCAAGAAGCATAAGGAGTCGTTATGAACTTTACCGTGATTATTCCGGCACGCTATGCTTCTAGTCGTTTGCCTCGCAAGCCATTGTTGGATATTGCCGGCAAACCGATGATTCAACATGTTTGGGAAAAAGCACAACTTGCAGGAGCGACTCGTGTAATTATCGCCACCGATCACCCTGAAATTGAAGCGACAGCCAAAGCCTTT comes from Mannheimia granulomatis and encodes:
- the trxB gene encoding thioredoxin-disulfide reductase yields the protein MTTRHVKLLILGSGPAGYTAAVYAARANLSPVLVTGMQQGGQLTTTDEIENWPGEFEQTTGTELMNKMLKHAEKFNTEIVFDHIHSVDLSQRPFTLKGDLHTFTCDALIIATGASAKYLGLPSEELFKGRGVSACATCDGFFYRNKPVAVVGGGNTAVEEALYLANLASEVHLVHRRDSFRAEKILLGRLQKRIEEGKIILHTDRTVEEVLGDNMGVTGLRLKSTKEELTEEIKVDGFFVAIGHAPNTGIFDGQLELENGYIKVKSGLEGNATATSVEGVFAAGDVMDHNYRQAITSAGTGCMAALDAERFLDAQEA
- the dhaK gene encoding dihydroxyacetone kinase subunit DhaK; the encoded protein is MKKLINTVETVLDEQLSGFVKAHSSLILNTEPTYIHHKPSSNQPKVALISGGGSGHEPMHAGFIGKGMLDGACPGAIFTSPTPDQMFECGLALDRGEGVLLIIKNYTGDVLNFETATELLADAGIQVATVLVDDDVAVKDSLYTAGRRGVANTVLIEKLLGAAADKGYSLAELAKLGHQLNNNGHSIGIALGACTVPAAGKPSFTLTENEMEFGVGIHGEPGIERRTFENLDKTVKQMFETLIEHGNYQRTIRHWNQENQQWDEVEESKQALKQGDRVIALVNNLGAVPLSELYAVYDALEKECKTFGLHIERNLVGSYCTSLDMQGISITLLKVDDAILQLWDAPVNTPALRWGE